DNA from Ictalurus punctatus breed USDA103 chromosome 7, Coco_2.0, whole genome shotgun sequence:
CTCCAGTGCATCCTCCACACTCAGCAATGTTGCACCTGTGCATAGAGATGGATCGTTATTAGCTAATGCTTTACCAAAATTTAGGCGATGTTTGCAAATGTTTGCAACAGGAACAAAATCAAGGTATTAAATGTCACAGGGACAACAATGAAATGGTCAGACAATATAGGGCTGTATTAGTTAAAGTTCCAAACACATATAATATGATACAATATGGTTCCAAATTGTACACACAAACTAATTACACAAAACCTGGAATACAAAAAAACTGAGCGAGAGGATTTAAGTGTTcctgtgacattttttttcttcagtatatAGGTACTATAAtcgtttaaaaatatattcatgtgaaataaatgaaagaactACATTTGCCTACCCATCCTCATACACTCCACTGAAGCATGGGCCCAGTTCTCATTCTTTGTGGCTATAAAAACATAACAATGTCCTCGGAAAGGAATCCAGACCTTGGATTTCTTTGGTTCTGGGCAGTGTCCTGGGAGTTCAGGGGGATCAGTGGGTGCGATATCTGCAtagtagaaaaaaataaataagctgtGACCATATCCGTTTGTTTTTGAACTTTcaaaaattacaaacaaaaaagttacttttaaacaataaataaatcaataatctGAAAGAATTCATTTAGAAGTATCCAACCTGTGGAAATGACAAATAAATTCACTTCTCTAtcttcatacacacataaacatgtgGTGGTTTTCTATGGACAATGGCCCTCTTCCCCTGATTTCACTCGAACAACTTAGTACTGCAATCGGTGAAATCTTTCTCTGCAGATATAATGAGGTCTAGGACCTACCTGGTGAGCGTTTGCAGAGGGAGTAGTAGCTTTTGCTGCAATCTGATGTCTTCCATGTTCCATCTGTTTCAATGTATACACAGGCCTGGTTTCTCAGTGGCTCACCTGAAGCCCATTTAGTGTAGCGCAATAACCAGTTATCAATCCAACGGTATCGTCCACTGGTCTACAAGCAACAGTAAAGAAGATAGTGGAGTGTGTGAGACACCAAGACACGATGGCATGTCTAAGAACCACTTACTAACTCATCTTCCCATAATTCTCTAGCTCCATGGTTCACCACCAGGCGTCCATGAAGCGTAGTATATGGTACATAGTACAGTgttggaaatcacaacccatcATTCTCACCAAAGGTATTACAGTGTATCTATTATAGAGTTCCTCTACGCATTTGCCCATTTGATAAATCAGATGAACGGAATGGATTTTGATCCATATCTAATATCTCAAAAACAGAGTtcaggaaagaagaaaaactctGTGGctcaaaaaaaaccaaacaaacaaaaaaaacatattatagACGGTTAAATACTAAGcgtaatatttgaatatttggaatatgtttgtaaaataaatctataaGGGGGGGGTCCATGGATAAACGTTTTGCAGTTAAAAATGTCCCTGGCTTCAAAAGGTTTGAGAATACCTGCTCTGGCTTACTCTTTTTCCTTTATCCTGGATCACAGTGAACCTCAAATGTTGATTCAATTGCATTTTAATTCTGTGCGTGTTATCATAAAGATATGtgaaaccctaaccctaacccatggATTCACTTCAGTGCATGTATGACACCATGGAATGGATTTGCAGTAACACTGTGGCTCAGGAACATCTATCCATATCTCCTGCAACTAGTTTTCCTTTCAGTGTGCCTTTACAAATTGTTTGGTGTGCTTACCACATTGCTGTTTAGTCCGATCCAAATAGGCTCTTTCAATCTGCCAGTTCTGAGGGTGATGAACGCCTGGGTGACAGAGTCTAACATGCTAGCTAAGTCAGCATCGTCTGCTTTGCACTGCCGCCTTGCCTCATCCCAGCTCATCTTCTCAGTCTGTATCTTATACGAATTATTTCCCAGTTTAAAGTATGATGCTGATGACACTGTTGTCGCTGGAACTTGGATCTGAGAATCTGCAGCAGATTAAACATACATTCCTAATAAAGGTCTAATAAAATTAGTTTTGTAACGTTTGATGATTATGTTGATTTGACAGTTCACTGGTACTATAATAGTTTGTGCTGCAGCTACTTCCACTCACCGATATTCCTCTTACAGACGAAACCTCGTTTCTCTTCGCAGTTCTCAACCTTCCACATGCCAGTAATCCTGTCTGGTGTCTTCACCATAATGACGCAGTCAAACTGCAGAAGATGATGAttatgtaattaaataatatcCTTAGGAAAGGAGTTACGTCAGCATATAACAATACACTGCCAAATAACACGTGAAAAAATGTCGTCGAAATTAGGgccatttttacaaaaaagcTTAAAGGTGCTAAAAGAGGACTggggaggtctggggtgcagtcggtgttccacttcatcccaaatgtgttcagtgcggttgaggtcagggctctgtgcaggacacttgagttcttccactccaactttggcaaaccatgtcttcatgctttgtgcacaggggtattgtcatgccGGAACATGTCTGTGGCCATTATTTCCAGTGACGGGAAACTGTAatgcaattgtgtgcttccaattttgtggcaatagtttggggaagaaccacatatgggtgtgatggtcaggtgtccacatacttatgGCTATGTAgagtaaaatatataattatataataacatgTAATACCATACAGTCATCGATATGGTGACGCTTTCAGTAAGTagatgtttattgaacatttctggaggtatcagtgctttgtaatagtcagtAAGTTGTCCACCATGtgaggacagaggactttgtgctttctgagGTGTGATAATGAGTTGATAAAATGCTGCAGTGCACTTacctttcaacaagtgagaATTGTTTTGGACTGCCTAAATGATCATGAATTTAGAGGTTTTAGGTATAGCAAGCATTCGCATGGAATTTACATCTACATTTTTGTTAAAGACCTCAGGGGTGTAtggtgtcttagtggttagcacgttcaccttgCACCTCCAAgcttgggggttcgattcctgtctGTAATTTCTAGAGCCAGATATTTTTTAGAACTTAAGGGAAACATTTGATTTCAAGAAATAACCTAGATGGAACTGAGAGACTCCTGACTTGAAGGTGgtacacaaaacaacaacaactggcAACTACTGTATGCACACAGTAGTGGTCTAAATGGTCTGTTCACAAAATCAACTTAAGAGCCCGTGTAGCAGAAGTCTGAATAAGGAGAAGACTATTAATATATTGAAGGCCATAACGCtgagaacaaaaacaaatttatgTCAGTCAAGTACTTGCCCCAGAAAATCTTATAGTTCATGAAAAATCATAAATACCAGATAGTAGATTTTCAAACCGCATGATAATTTTGAACCCTGTCTTAAGTTACATATACATGTAATAGGACATTGTATGCGTGAACTCAGGTTTTCTCAAGTTTTCTATGATTAATGAAGCCCCTATTACAGCCACAGCCACGATGTCACTCCAAAGCATGCATGGGATTTGTTATATAGAACAAGTAACGACAACATATATAAAGTGAGTAACCATCACAAGGCTAATTCTGTTCAAGACAAGTGTCTCCATTTTCAAGCTTCATGTGATTGTAAAGACTTGATGCTAGAAAGGTTGAAAAGGACCGTTTGAAAGAATGAATGTCTCCTGTCGTAGCATCGTACGGTAACATTCCAGGATCCAGCAAAGGAAAGGGATAATTTTTCATATGTATCATTATACTTTGATCTTGATTTTGGTGCTGCATAAGGGGAACAAACTTAGAACCATCAGAAGAACGTTCACTTCACTGAAACGTGATTAAAAAGAGATTCTGGATTTGATAACTAGAAGAATTCCCCACTGGAATCAAAAGTGGTCGACATCAAAGCCAACTGCCATCAAAGACTGAAAGCCAAGCACAGTTATGTCAGACCTACCGTGCTGTCTCCTGCTAAGTCAATGTTCCACTTTGAGATGAAGACCTGTATTGAAAAGAGTAAGCTTTTATAACAGATTTGTATTTTTAAGAACTCGGTATATAATGACTATACGTATGACACGAGACAAGACATCCAACAGTATGAACACGACCACACATGAAGTCAAatgtgtggttttgttcaaacaCAAGACAAGCGGGGTTGCCAAGCCAAGCAGTAGCAGTGGGGTTGTGggaaaacttttattttgaatgaGTGAACACAGAGGTTCACAGAGAAGCCACTGGTGGATTTTTATATATCCATGCACACCGAAAACCGAGAATTGAGTGACAAAGTATTGCAAAAAACTTCTCTCATTTGCATTAACCTATCTCTGTTAGGCTGGTTTTTCAGCACTGGTGTACCTGAAGAACAAGTATAGAGTCAGACTCATGACTGAAGTTTGCATCTTTTCCTCAGCCACGACTCGATCACCTCGCATCATCTATCCAAGCTCAACGACttcaaaaaaaatgttgaagttGTTTTcaattatgttaattaggtttcAAAACATTCGTAAAAGTGGGTCGTACTCGCAAAAAGCTTAAGAACTACTGATCTAGAAATGACCCAAAGACCCAAGTGGTTGCCAAGCGTATGGTACAAGTAGACCGCGTAAAGAAAGAACCAGTTGAAAGGTTTTctacagaaagaaaacattaagCGGCTctaatttcttttttattttatcttaaagCCGAGAATGGTCATTCGCAAAAGAGCgtatgatataaatatataaacatgtgattgaAGGTTCAAGTCTTCCAAGAAATAACTGGTGAACATGTAGCAACATACACTGCAACATGTAACAAAGACTGGACATCACAAAGGTACAAATTCTGAAATTTCAGCAGTGAGTTAACAAGCACACTCTGTTAAGAACCATCGCCCTCTAGAATGGTCTCACCGTGTTACTGTATACTAGGATTCTTGTTCTGAGAAAAGCAGAAGCAAAAGTGAAATCTAACAGATCTGATGGCAGTTTCTATTGGGGGTCCAGAAACCCAATTTCTTTCAAATGCTTACTGTCAGAAATGACAAAGAGTCTTCCAGCACTGAACATGGAATATCCGTCTGTTACAACCAGTGCAAGTTAGCAACCATGAACTGAGAAGTAGGATCATACGACATGGACAGAAGAAGtaggcaaaatgttttgtttacatcTAGATGGTTTCCATTGAACTACTTTGCAATCGCGGTTAAGGCGGATGAGCACAGAGGAATCTATATAAGAGAAGATTTGCATGACCCTCACTGCCACAGATTATCCTCAAACGCTTGTGCTTGTCACCCAGAAGACAAAGACTTCTCTAAAGCAACTTTAAAGCTTTGAGCCTTAGCATGTGGGTATAGTTACATAAGAAAGAGCATTGCTTTTAGTaagtagcaataataataataataataataataataataacgaacaagtgtgtgtgattaggcCAAAAtgagtatgtgtatataatagAGAAAGGACACTTGCATCTACTCCATATACTCGGCGTCCATCTGGAAATGACACTGGATATCCTTTGGCCCAGTTGGTGAACTTGACACCTTTCCCATCTGTCCAAAGGAAGCGCATCTCCGAGTTGATATCATTCAAGCCAATCCACACGTCATCACGTGAACTGAGCATCATAGTGGTGAGAAATgctgagaagaaaaagagataTTAAAGCAGACTTATGGTTCAATTTCTCAGCATAAAGTTATGTAACTATTACACAGGTTATGGaggggtcattccatctcaagtggtctatatatatatatctgtctatatatataaaactgatccctagagcacattacaaggtacaagGTCATATATAaccatcctgagccgagatatcgaggtttccataaacatacagctgtatcaccaaaatttgttgtgtgccaggAGACAAAGATGGCCGTCAtggttaaaccaagtaaaataaatttttaaaaactggtggttttgcTACAcctaaaagattaaaaaaattaaaaatggtcaagcaaccaactttacaattattggaccacttgaaaTGGATTGACCTGGAGAACAGTTGTAgaagtaaaaaatttttaaaaatattttgcagaGTAGTTCAGCGAGTACCTTGCTCTGCTTGACTCCGAATGGACACTAAGTTGCCTCCTTGAGAGATGCAGTATAGTCGAGCATCATGCCATATTTTCTCTTCATTGCTATCTTTCCCTACAAATTTATAACACTGGGGAGAAGTTTAAATAATGTCAGACAAGCAATGTTTATCaatctttttaaaattgtgtgtaaatcTTTTTGCATAAGCCAATCCAAACCAATCAATCATTTTTCTCTGTATTTTACAAAAGTTTCagaaatgctgattttcttgtaaaaaaaacaacaggtgTGTCctgaattacaataataataataataataataataataataataataataataattattattattattattattattattattattattattattattattgttgttgttgttgttgttgttattatataatataattataataataataattattattattagatgtgAATTAAGTGAGCTGAAAAGAAAGGTGGTTTGACAAGAAAATCAGAGACAAAATATGTATCTACTGTATCCAGGCGATCAAACACATCACAGGGAAACAGAACACTATCCAGTGTTATCCAGATGGATCAGTGAGGCCCACTGTCTGATGTAAGCAGCCACGGACAGTGGAATGTTTACACATTCATTAGTTTATATTTTTGCAAAGCCATTGTTTTGGTCAAGGTAAATTCACTCACTTTTCCCTGAAAGGAGGTCCAGTCAGAACTACAGCCTCCCGTCGGTACAGTGGTAGGAGCCGCTGTGCTGGTGACAAAGTTAACACTTCTTTTACAGATAGAGGGTAACTGTACTCCACAATTGATATCATTCCAGTATCCTGAGAAAGAGATGATTTCATGGAATCCCCAAATTTTTGTCAGCAACCAGATTATTCAGATTAAAATGCATGAGGTGGTCTTACCATTCTTGTACGTGGTAACACAGTTTTCATCGTTATTGGCAAAGTTTGGTTCGTTTTGGTTCCATGCTGTATAGACAACCGGGGAACCATCCACCCAGCTGTAAGAATAAGAAAACGTTAATACCACAGATGGAAAAATGCTCTTTTCCTTGTGTCACCACTTTGTTAATGTTACCTAAAGGATTTATCTAATCCCACTGTCATTCCAATGTAGTACTGGTCTTCTGTGCCTCTTGAAATCTGTAAGATTGAAGTCATAAAACACAAATAACTTTTAAATTTTCATTATCAGAACAGAACGGAGGCAATGGTTCGGGTCCTTTACCTGTTTAAATATAAACTTCTTCTCACTTAGACCAGTTATGATAACAAGGTCAGAATGGTTCTTAATGCAAAATGTACGAGCAGCTTCCATATCCAGGCGCTCGTTATTAAGGTAGTACTGACTACCGTTGAACTGGATCCAGCCATCAGCCGTAATGTTGAACTCTGCTTTGGAGCAAAAGAGAGAGTCTTACCACAAGAACTTCAGATTGTAGAAATGAAAAATTTTGCTTTGAGGATTAATCTAATTTTAGTATGATCAACGCATGCTGACTAATCAATATCAGCTATTTTAGTAAGCTAATTTAAAGGTGGGCGAAATTAATACATTAAGTGAAATGATACCTTGGGGGGGGTTGGTAGGTGGAGGTTTTGGCGTCGTTCCTATGGTAAGGGTCAGAGTTAAAcaattacagaatgatcacagTAAGGCAATAGTTTGTTGctatttctgaaatattttaagtgttgtgcaaaaaaacaaaacaaaactggtgGCGCATATACActgcaattgtgtgtgtgtgtgtatgtgtgtgagcaagtgtttgtgttgttttggctGGACTACCTACCCAGTCGTATCTGACAGATCCAATCATTGTAGGCTTCACAATCCCGATCGTTCCATCTATGACCATAGTAGAAGCTGGCTTCTGCACAATGCTCATTAGAATTGTAATTATTGGGCTCCCCATAGCTCCAGTTCTCATAGTTTGACTAACatacaggaacacacacatacacacacacaaaagggaGGAAAATTAGACACAAATAACATAGGCTTAACATGCAGCATGTAAAAGCCGCACACCACAAATTTTGCCTCTGATTTACACAAacgtaaaaataaattcaattaaataattaaaatatttccatGTCTTTCGTCAATTCTCCAACATTAATAAAGTTTTAAATACAACATAAGCTTGTTGTTTGTTCTTTGATATTCCTATACTACAAAAAGACTAAAAATGAATGACTGTTGTGTACTTATGTCACCAAGCCCCGAAGATTTGGATTCCATTTGATAAGAAACCATTTAAGGTTTACGGTATTCTCAACATGGTATCTAGTTTAAATAAAACCACTGAAGCAATGAATAGGATCATACAGAAATGATCAGCGGAAATAAAATTAACTCACTGAAGTTCCATCTGACCATGCAAAGCCAGCATTATCATCCAGCATATTAAAGCCAATCCATGCAGGTTCACTTCCCCCACCATACCTTTTAGAGGACAACACataatatgtattatattatattatattatattatacataatatgtataatgagagagagagagaaagtaaataTTTGGGACTCTTATCAACAGAGTAGAAAGAAatgatctttttaaaaaaagaagaagaagaaactagAAATCATTTGAATTcttattaaattacaaaaaaaaaagatctcattGTAAAGAATGTAGAAAACATACTTACGGTAAAATGTTGGTTTCACTTTCAGCGTGAAAGCTAGCAAGATCACCACCAATGGATTTGCAGTAGTTGCGTGCATCAAGCCATGATTTCTTATtctcttttgtatttttatataccTAAGAAGTTAGGAATAAGTGCATGATGTGTGTTGCATGAGAATGTGTATCAATTTTATGCAGAAttgctattttttttgtgtgtagtgACGATACCTGAATGCAATTGGCAGGGtctttttttatccatttggaGGGGCAACTGAGAGGTTGTGTCAGAGGAGGCTCTCTGGTTGTAGTAACACCCTCGGCTATTTTCTTACAGATGTACTTCTCTTTACTATCACAGGTGACTACATCCCATAATCCTGCCGAAGTCCCAGTTCGCACGGCAACACAGCCCTGTCGCCTATCTAAATGTCAGGTAGACAAAAGAAGTCAACATTATGACTTCTGTAAATTATAAAGTTGCAGTTCACTACATCATTCAGGTTATTTCTAActaaatatttaatgtaaacTAGAGGACTTATTAATAATTTCCATACCTGGCATTCCTACATTAAAGTGTGTAAATTTGACTGCTTGCTTATTTGTCCACTCAAAGCGTTCAACACGTTCTGTATTGGACAGGCCAATCCAGAAATATTTTTCAGGCCGTAAACCAATCAGGCTGATGAGAAAAGCATTCTCATACCTAAAATAAAGCCCACAtcaacacatcaacacacacaggCAGGTCCATGCAGGTAGGTAGTTTAATTTACTGGTGTATAAAAACAGTATTCGACTAATGTGTGCATTACCTGTCTGCAACTTGAGCTAGGTTAGCTGCACTCTGTTCACATGCTGTTTTGGCTTCACTGAAGGTTTTGGCTTCTACCGCAATGCTGTAGCAGTAGGAGCTGAACCTGATCCAACCCTAAAAGAACCACAGAAACCAGACTCATTTCAGTTATTTCAgtttttaacatatttggaccagcagacatttgatcctctttgaaattTCAACTTGATTCTGCCTATTAATAtaggtgatacactctatcaaatgacacataaaattgacattttgtagtcattttcacaatttaaatgaacaaaaaacagatcagtcacatggaaaaagtaaatacaccccCCTGCATCTATCACACATTCagatccataaaattagaatcagatgTTCAAGATtgtgtgccagtgattagatCCTGCTTAGGGAgcgcaggtggaaccggtcttatttatacccctctcatatctagtgtctggtgttctccttgctattgaggtgtgtggtgtcatcatgccaagatctaaagagttctgtaaggccttcagaataaaaaggttgtggatgcctatgagtctggtgagggatttaaaaaggtctccaaattatttgaattccatccactgtaaggaaaatcatctacaaatggctcagatttcaaacaactgccaaaaTGTCCAGGACCGGCCGTCcctgcaaattcagcccaagagcagaacAACTggtgcaaaaagaagtctctaaaacccccaaaatttcatcacaggatttGCTAGTAAGTCtagcaactgttggtgtcaaagtgcatgcttctacaatcagaaagcgattgcacaaatttgacctgcatgggaggcgtgtcaggaaaaagcctttgcaagactacagtttgccaatgagcatataggcaaagacccggtcttttggaataatgtgctctggacagacgaatcaaagataaaatggtttggccacagtaacagcagacatgtttggtgtagaccaatgacagcttttcaggagaagcacctcataccaactgtgaagcacggcgGTGGAGatattatggtttggggttgctttgctgcctcagggactggacagcttgcattcagtgattcaactatgaatccTGCATCATACCAAAGAGCGCTTGAAGATAATCTGAGGCCATCTGCCCAAACCTTTCAACacgataatgatcctaagcacacgagcaagTCCACcaagaatggctcaaaaagaagaaatgaagtgttatggaatggcctagtcaaagcctggatgtGAATCCAATTGAAATGCTGTGGGGGGGATTtaaaatgggcagtacatgcaagaaaaacctTCAAAACATATTGAAAcggaaagaatattgcatggaagagtggtcacaATTCCTGCaggcctggtggacaattatgcaaaacgcctacaagaagttatttctgctaaagggggcaatactagattctgaggccaagggtgtacttactttttccacagaacaatatcacatctattgatatgtctgttgaataaatgattgaaaaagctaattttccttgtgggttTGTAAATCAACTTCATCAAACTTCAActcgtccaaatatgtcaaaaaagctaacaatttccatggggtgtacttattttttcacatgtctgtatatacacaatattgtacaaaagtcttaggcatgtgtaaagaaatgctgtaaactaAGCATAAATGCctttcaaaaaaagaaatgtaaaaaaatgtataaacattttctctttatctactatagagagcagtaaacagtaataaaggaAACAACCTAACTGGTCAGTTTCCTcacaaaactgcacaaattatACGTGAGACTACTGAGATTtttttactcttactcaagtaattattaacattattacttttactctTTACTCTTACTTTTACTCttacttttacttgagtaatttttattgttataagtagttttacttgtacttgagtaaagtttttggctactctacccacctctgctaacatccattttctgtaccgcttatcctacacagggtcacagggagcctgagcctatcccatgggactctgggcatgaggtgggggaCACATTGGATGGGaatgggatgccaacccattgcagggcacaatcgcgcacacactcacagacaatttagaaacccccaaagcatgtggagaacatactccgtgcacacagggtggaggtgggaatcaaacccccaaccctgtaggtgtgctaaccactaagcgaACATGCCCCCccttctgtaacatttaattatttaatatttttgttcattgtttatATAGACGTCACTGAGCCCTAGGTCCCTGAATATATATTTAGTTCTCacctgtttgtgttgtgtttttacaTTATAAACCTAGACAGACTTTTTTATGGATACTGCATATGGATGTTTGATGACCAT
Protein-coding regions in this window:
- the mrc1a gene encoding macrophage mannose receptor 1 isoform X2; this encodes MKKLHFPLFVLLCLCMALHNTVQLDSSAFLIYNEAHNKCMKVVEPNVAQASDCDLSSDTQHFRWISSSRILSISHKLCLGAQDLKEWVRVVLLPCNELSPMQIWECKNETLFGIKGQMLHLNYGNRHEPNLLLYSGTGSWSRWEIYGSKNDLCSHGYQEMFTIGGNALGNPCQFPFKYGEKWYAECTLDGRSDGHLWCSTVTDYDMDKKWGFCPTKSSSGWDTDPITGVFYQRNTQSVLTWHQARKSCQQQDADLLSIMELHEQTYISGLTNILGSSLWIGLNSLDFESGWQWSNGNPFIYLNWAPGHPLLEPGMNCAALNAGKASKWESTACSSKLGYICRKGNSTTITPSVGKNQPSFCPTTWVPYSGHCYSLSRTKMMWKDALTACRKEGADLISIHNIEEHSFIISQSGYLPTDEIWIGLNDQKTQNLFEWSDRTHVTFAKWLVGEPSHTAILREDCVLMKGKEGKWADHMCEKEYGYMCKKKASTKPAGAPEVISPGCPAGWIRFSSYCYSIAVEAKTFSEAKTACEQSAANLAQVADRYENAFLISLIGLRPEKYFWIGLSNTERVERFEWTNKQAVKFTHFNVGMPDRRQGCVAVRTGTSAGLWDVVTCDSKEKYICKKIAEGVTTTREPPLTQPLSCPSKWIKKDPANCIQVYKNTKENKKSWLDARNYCKSIGGDLASFHAESETNILPYGGGSEPAWIGFNMLDDNAGFAWSDGTSSNYENWSYGEPNNYNSNEHCAEASFYYGHRWNDRDCEAYNDWICQIRLGTTPKPPPTNPPQEFNITADGWIQFNGSQYYLNNERLDMEAARTFCIKNHSDLVIITGLSEKKFIFKQISRGTEDQYYIGMTVGLDKSFSWVDGSPVVYTAWNQNEPNFANNDENCVTTYKNGYWNDINCGVQLPSICKRSVNFVTSTAAPTTVPTGGCSSDWTSFQGKCYKFVGKDSNEEKIWHDARLYCISQGGNLVSIRSQAEQAFLTTMMLSSRDDVWIGLNDINSEMRFLWTDGKGVKFTNWAKGYPVSFPDGRRVYGVDVFISKWNIDLAGDSTFDCVIMVKTPDRITGMWKVENCEEKRGFVCKRNIDSQIQVPATTVSSASYFKLGNNSYKIQTEKMSWDEARRQCKADDADLASMLDSVTQAFITLRTGRLKEPIWIGLNSNVTSGRYRWIDNWLLRYTKWASGEPLRNQACVYIETDGTWKTSDCSKSYYSLCKRSPDIAPTDPPELPGHCPEPKKSKVWIPFRGHCYVFIATKNENWAHASVECMRMGATLLSVEDALESNFIHRNIEILHDESKSFWIGIHRSYTGEWMWIDNTVVDYINWAPRSPGTSGDCVEVKSETGLWMNSHCNGYRGYICKTPKIIPPTEKQPEIQPHVEEASHGYTGIAIAVVLVIIAVAGLAAFLFYKRPTTPVVGECTFDNTLYFNNPARATTTVDTKGLVTNMEQNENA
- the mrc1a gene encoding macrophage mannose receptor 1 isoform X1, with amino-acid sequence MKKLHFPLFVLLCLCMALHNTVQLDSSAFLIYNEAHNKCMKVVEPNVAQASDCDLSSDTQHFRWISSSRILSISHKLCLGAQDLKEWVRVVLLPCNELSPMQIWECKNETLFGIKGQMLHLNYGNRHEPNLLLYSGTGSWSRWEIYGSKNDLCSHGYQEMFTIGGNALGNPCQFPFKYGEKWYAECTLDGRSDGHLWCSTVTDYDMDKKWGFCPTKSSSGWDTDPITGVFYQRNTQSVLTWHQARKSCQQQDADLLSIMELHEQTYISGLTNILGSSLWIGLNSLDFESGWQWSNGNPFIYLNWAPGHPLLEPGMNCAALNAGKASKWESTACSSKLGYICRKGNSTTITPSVGKNQPSFCPTTWVPYSGHCYSLSRTKMMWKDALTACRKEGADLISIHNIEEHSFIISQSGYLPTDEIWIGLNDQKTQNLFEWSDRTHVTFAKWLVGEPSHTAILREDCVLMKGKEGKWADHMCEKEYGYMCKKKASTKPAGAPEVISPGCPAGWIRFSSYCYSIAVEAKTFSEAKTACEQSAANLAQVADRYENAFLISLIGLRPEKYFWIGLSNTERVERFEWTNKQAVKFTHFNVGMPDRRQGCVAVRTGTSAGLWDVVTCDSKEKYICKKIAEGVTTTREPPLTQPLSCPSKWIKKDPANCIQVYKNTKENKKSWLDARNYCKSIGGDLASFHAESETNILPYGGGSEPAWIGFNMLDDNAGFAWSDGTSSNYENWSYGEPNNYNSNEHCAEASFYYGHRWNDRDCEAYNDWICQIRLGTTPKPPPTNPPQAEFNITADGWIQFNGSQYYLNNERLDMEAARTFCIKNHSDLVIITGLSEKKFIFKQISRGTEDQYYIGMTVGLDKSFSWVDGSPVVYTAWNQNEPNFANNDENCVTTYKNGYWNDINCGVQLPSICKRSVNFVTSTAAPTTVPTGGCSSDWTSFQGKCYKFVGKDSNEEKIWHDARLYCISQGGNLVSIRSQAEQAFLTTMMLSSRDDVWIGLNDINSEMRFLWTDGKGVKFTNWAKGYPVSFPDGRRVYGVDVFISKWNIDLAGDSTFDCVIMVKTPDRITGMWKVENCEEKRGFVCKRNIDSQIQVPATTVSSASYFKLGNNSYKIQTEKMSWDEARRQCKADDADLASMLDSVTQAFITLRTGRLKEPIWIGLNSNVTSGRYRWIDNWLLRYTKWASGEPLRNQACVYIETDGTWKTSDCSKSYYSLCKRSPDIAPTDPPELPGHCPEPKKSKVWIPFRGHCYVFIATKNENWAHASVECMRMGATLLSVEDALESNFIHRNIEILHDESKSFWIGIHRSYTGEWMWIDNTVVDYINWAPRSPGTSGDCVEVKSETGLWMNSHCNGYRGYICKTPKIIPPTEKQPEIQPHVEEASHGYTGIAIAVVLVIIAVAGLAAFLFYKRPTTPVVGECTFDNTLYFNNPARATTTVDTKGLVTNMEQNENA